The Phycisphaerae bacterium genomic sequence ATGCGAAGCTCGGAGGGACCGATGACCTCGGCGAAGTGCACATTGGTCCGCTCCGGAAACAAGGGATGGGTCTCCAGCTTGCAACCCTCGATCTCCAACTCGCGCGGCCCGAACTCGGCCAGGGGCACGCCGAAAACCACCGCGTGCGGATTCCCCATCGAAACGCAGGTCATCAACGCCTTGCACCCAAAAACATCCATCGGGTAATCGGTCATCTGGCCGGGCTCGAGCTTCACCGGCAAATCACCCGGTTTGAGCCGCGGCGCATTCATGTCCACCCGGGCGGAGGTCATCTTGCCAGCGCGAATCTGAAGATCGATCGACAACACGCCGGCATCGGTCTCAACTCGCAGGGGATTGCGGGGCGACAAACCGTGGTCGTGCACGTACTTGGCCAGACAACGGATCCCATTCCCGCACATCTGCCCGCGCGAGCCGTCAACGTTGTACATCTCCATCCGGGCATCGGCAACCGCGGATGGATAGATCAGGATCAGCCCGTCGCTGCCCACACCGGTGTTGCGGTCGCTCATCGCCCGAGCCAACGCGCCCGGGTCGGCCACTTGTTCCCTGAAGCAGTCAACGTAGATATAGCAGTTCCCCAGGCCATGCAGCTTGGTAAAACGCATGGTACGGTTCTCAGTCCTCAGGACGCGCCGAGTTGCCTGGCACCGTCGGAGGTCATCATGTCGGGATAGGCCTTCTCTTCCTGCTCGTCCTGGAAGATGATCGTCGGCTTGATCAGCACCAGCAGAACAAACTCGTCCTTGACCCGCGATCGGTTGGTGAAGGCTCGTTTGAGAACCGGTATCTTGCTCAGTACCGGTACACCGGCCTCGACCTCTTCCTCGGCGGCAAGGGTCAGACCGCCCAGCAGCACGGTGCCCCCGTCCGGCACCTTCACGCCGGTAAGGATCTGGGTCAACTGCATCTCGGGAACCTCGAAGTAAGAGGCCAGAGCGCCACTCTGCGTGGGAATCCGCTTGAAGGTCGCATCGGTCACCTGGGGCTGAACGACCAGGGTCACATACTTCCGATCCGCGGAGACGAACGGCTTGACTGTGAACACGCGCCCCTTCGGAACCATGCTGATGTTCGGCTGTTGCCCCTGCGAGCCGGTGCTGTTGATGCCGCCGCTGGTGCCCGCGAAGCCGGGAGAAACCACGTAGTAGGCCAGGGTCTGAACCTGAATCGTCGCCTGACGGGCGTTGAAGCACACCAGCCGGGGAGCGTCCACACTCGATCCGCGCGAGTCCATCTGCGTGGCCTTGAGCAGAAAATCAACCTGCAGATTGTCCAGGAAGGTGCCAGCCATCGAAAAAGCCGGCTTCGCCGAATTCACCACACTCGACAGATTGCCCGGAACACTGGTCGTCGGGGGACCGGCAAGGCCGATGCTGTTGTTCAACAAGGGAATCGGCGTCGTGTGACGATCCCACCAGCTGTTGGACGAGCCGGTCGGCACCAAGGCCACGTTGTTGTAAGGCTGCACCAGGGCCGTCTGATCCATGGCCGTCCCCCCGACCGCCGCAACCGTGGGAGTGAAACCGAGTGCGGACATCTGACGAGGCATCACCAGCACCGCCCCAGTGAGCGGGTCGACGGCCGCACCCGCGGCGGTACCGGTCGTACCCGTGGTCCCCGTGGTTGAAGTGGTCAGAGCCGTGTCGAGCCCCGCCTGGCCCTGGTT encodes the following:
- a CDS encoding diaminopimelate epimerase, with amino-acid sequence MRFTKLHGLGNCYIYVDCFREQVADPGALARAMSDRNTGVGSDGLILIYPSAVADARMEMYNVDGSRGQMCGNGIRCLAKYVHDHGLSPRNPLRVETDAGVLSIDLQIRAGKMTSARVDMNAPRLKPGDLPVKLEPGQMTDYPMDVFGCKALMTCVSMGNPHAVVFGVPLAEFGPRELEIEGCKLETHPLFPERTNVHFAEVIGPSELRMLTWERGSGATAACGTGASAVCVAGVLTGRSGRNVTIHLPGGDLLLEWRESDGHVFMTGPAVEVFSGDWPSQGA